A genomic region of Candidatus Omnitrophota bacterium contains the following coding sequences:
- a CDS encoding zinc ribbon domain-containing protein, with the protein MPIFEFKCKNCGNKFEELIKMMYLLESITCPHCQSKNLEKIFSKFSIVQCGRESNNETSSSTNKCSGCSASSCASCNV; encoded by the coding sequence ATGCCAATATTTGAATTCAAATGTAAAAATTGTGGTAATAAATTTGAAGAGTTGATAAAAATGATGTATTTACTAGAAAGTATAACTTGTCCCCATTGTCAAAGCAAAAATCTAGAAAAAATTTTCTCGAAATTCTCTATCGTTCAGTGTGGTAGAGAATCAAATAATGAAACATCCTCATCTACAAATAAATGTTCGGGATGTTCCGCAAGCTCGTGTGCCAGTTGTAATGTTTAA